AATTCCGTGCTTACAAGTATACCGATGTTCCTATTGTCTTTCTTTGAAGTACTAGTGGGCGTACGGAAAAGCTTGGACTCTTATCGATCACGTTTTTTCTGGCAATGCAACAAGAATAAATCCAAGTACAGATTGGTCAAGTGGGGTATAATCTGTAGGCCGAAGGACCAAGAGGGTTTAGGAATTGAGAACCTTGAGGTAAAGAATAGGTGTATCCTCAGTAAATGGCTATGGAGGCTATCTGTCGAGGATGAGGGTATGTGGGTACAGTTATTGCATAACAAGTACTTGCAATCCAAGATCCTAGCACAGATTACGGTGCAGCTGAATAATTCACCTTTCTGGAAGGGGCTAATGCAGACAAATGTGACCTTTTTCAATAGGACTAAATTCATTGTAGGGAACGTCAATACTACTAGATTTTGGGAAGATACATGGCTTGGGGAGAGCCACTAGCCATAAAATTTCCAACCCTTTACAACATTGTACAAAGTAAAGAAGTTTTCATAAGCACGGTACTAGGATCGATTCCCTTAAACATTCAATTCTGGAGGTCCTGGTGGGGGACATATGTGATAGATGGCTACATCTTGTGCGTAGGTTGATGTAGATTAACCTTTCTGATGAGCCAGATACACTTCACTGGAAACTCTCAATGCCAGGGGTTTTCTCAGTGAAATCTATGTATTTAGATTTGCTAAACTCTGGTCCAGTACCAAAGTCGCTTCATATTTGAAAGATTAAAGTGTATTTAATTAAGAATAAAGgtttttatgtggtttgtgcacaaAGAAGTGATTTTAACTAACAACAACTTGGCAAAACATAGTTAGGAGGGCACCAAACGATATTGGTTTTGCAATCAAGATGAAACTATCCAACACTTGTTTCTCAAAGGCCCACTAGCCAAGTTACTATGGCCTACACTACATGTGGCTTTCAATGTCGGTCCTCCTAATAGCATTGACACGTTATTTGGGACAATGACTAAATGGAGTGAAGCCTAAAATAACGGAGCATATTCAAGTTGGGGTGTGTGCATTAATTTGGGCTATATTGTACTGTCGGAATGACGTGGTCTTTAATAGACAAACCATCACAAATATTGTGCAGGTCATCTACATAGCAACTGGTTGAATCCGTACGTGATCATCACCCAATCATGCGAAGTCATAGAGCTTATGGCTTATGGGTGCAACAGTTAAGAGGCGGTTGCACCGGATAAGTTTGGATGGCAGTCTGACAATAGGATAGGTGTTTAGACATCTTATCCGATTTTTGCCGGTTGTGGTGAGTTTGATTTTGATATTCATTTCAGCTCATCTTACGAGCTTGTACCGGACTACTTACCTGCTTGTTTTATTAATAAGATTGCATGCATCATTTTAATGCAAAAGTCGAACCACTGGATAAATAATAAAAACCCTTTCTGAAAAATGTTTCTGTCGGTTCCGATTTTTACATTCAACTAGCGTAACAGTCAGAACCTCAAGATTCCCTCGAGAGAAGTCGATCTGCCCGTTCCTCGTGGGTCCAAATAGTGACAAAATGTTAGCGTTCCAGCCCAGCTCCTAACCTTGATGTTTCCACATCATCAGACACACCCCACTGAAAGTGAAGAGCCCACTACCTTCAAAAGACTACAACACCCAATGGCCCAACAGCCTAACACAAAAGTGGCACGCCAAGAGCCTGATTCATTCCTGCTCGGGAGTAAAAAAACGGCGCAGGGCTCATGGAGATGGAAGGAAACCAAATCCAGACCTCACCCATGGGGTCCGCGCCGTCGAGGTCGTCCCCCCGGCAGTGGAGCTGGGGCTCGGCCCTCGCCGGCGCCGtcaccacggcggcggcggcgggcgtgctGGTCTGCAGGCCGAGGGACCCGAGCTTCGAGCTCATCTCCATGAACCTGTCCTCCTTCCACTTCCGGCCGCCGGCGGCGCTGGACATCGGCCTCACCCTCACCGTCCACGCCACCAACCCCAACGTGGTGCCCGTGCGCTACGGCGCGTCCAACGTCTCCATCCTCTACGGGGGCACGCTCCTGGGCACCGCGCGCCTCGACGCCGGCCAGCAGCCCGCCACATCGTGCCGCCTGCTCCACCTCCCGGCCCGGCTCGACGCCATGGAGCTCGCCCACCACGCCGGCGCCATCCTCGCCGACACCGCGCGCCGGCACATGGAGCTGGACGCCGTCGTGGAGATCGCGGGCGAGGCCACCGTGCTGCTCTGGTCGCGCCGCTTCTCCGTCCGCATCGACAGCCACATCATCGTCGACCCCGTCTTCCTCGAGGTCGTCGAGCAGGACAACCGCTCAGAGATGCAGCTCTACCTAACCTGACCTCAGTTAGCTGCTATGTGTATCATCACCACCTGAACCCTCTCTCGAAACCTTATTCGTCTGTTTGTGCGATGAAATGCAATGCAATCTCTCCCAATTCCAAGCAATGAAATGTGATGCAATCTCTCAAGCTCCAATGTCCGATC
This portion of the Triticum dicoccoides isolate Atlit2015 ecotype Zavitan chromosome 7A, WEW_v2.0, whole genome shotgun sequence genome encodes:
- the LOC119331967 gene encoding uncharacterized protein LOC119331967; amino-acid sequence: MEMEGNQIQTSPMGSAPSRSSPRQWSWGSALAGAVTTAAAAGVLVCRPRDPSFELISMNLSSFHFRPPAALDIGLTLTVHATNPNVVPVRYGASNVSILYGGTLLGTARLDAGQQPATSCRLLHLPARLDAMELAHHAGAILADTARRHMELDAVVEIAGEATVLLWSRRFSVRIDSHIIVDPVFLEVVEQDNRSEMQLYLT